A genomic segment from Glycine soja cultivar W05 chromosome 20, ASM419377v2, whole genome shotgun sequence encodes:
- the LOC114401342 gene encoding phosphate transporter PHO1-like isoform X1, with product MVKFSKELEAQLIPEWKEAFVNYWQLKKQIKRIKLSRLPKQSHHHAKPDFGLSIFDSLSFFVKNIAQNFSTSDHHDLNIIQVRKKTTKGDEEEIYETELAQLFSEEDEIRVFFMRLDEELNKVNQFYRRQESEFIERGETLNKQLQILLDLKRIISDRRRKNSPSKPYSTGISPQYSPTRDSDYSVCAGNFGDSDETNSEISHTDEVITTLERNGISFVNSATRTKTKKGKPKTAMRIDVPATNPTRAITAITSMLWEDLVNNPTGDFLHKRKLQCAEKIIRSAFVELYKGLGLLKTYSSLNMVAFTKILKKFDKVSSQKASANYLKEVKRSHFVSSDKAFRLMDEVESIFTKHFANNDRKKAMKFLRPQQHKDSHMVTFLFGLSTGCFVSLFCVYAILAHLCGIFSSSNEPAYMETVYPVFSVFTLLSLHLFMYGCNLFMWKNTRINYNFIFEFSPSTALKHRDAFLISTTLMTTVIGAMVIHLLLRAANFSPTEIDAIPGILLLFFIALLICPFDIFYRPTRYCFIRVICNIVCSPFYKVLLVDFFMADQLTSQIPLLRHLETAGCHIFARAFKTHHPDTCHSGRVYMEITYIISFLPYYWRALQCARRWFDDGDVNHLANMGKYVSAMVAAGARVTYSRQNDNLWFAIVLITSVVATMYQLYWDFIKDWGFLNPKSINPWLRDDLILKNKSIYYMSIVLNIVLRVTWVETIMHFKVGRAQSRLLEFLLAALEVIRRGHWNFYRLENEHLNNVGHYRAVKTVPLPFREVDSD from the exons ATGGTGAAGTTCTCAAAGGAGCTAGAAGCTCAACTGATACCAGAATGGAAAGAGGCCTTCGTCAACTATTGGCAGCTGAAGAAGCAGATAAAGAGGATCAAGCTCTCCAGGCTTCCCAAGCAATCCCACCACCACGCAAAACCAGACTTTGGTCTCTCCATTTTCGATTCTTTAAGCTTCTTTGTTAAGAATATCGCTCAAAACTTCTCAACTTCCGACCATCATGACCTCAACATCATTCAG GTGAGGAAGAAAACCACAAAGGGTGACGAAGAAGAAATCTATGAGACAGAGCTTGCAcaattattttctgaagagGATGAG ATACGTGTGTTTTTTATGAGGCTGGATGAGGAGCTGAACAAGGTGAACCAATTTTACCGGAGACAAGAGAGTGAGTTTATCGAGAGAGGAGAAACCCTGAACAAGCAGCTTCAGATTTTGCTTGATCTCAAGCGAATTATCAGTGATCGTCGCCGGAAAAATTCTCCGTCGAAGCCATATAGCACCGGAATATCCCCTCAATATTCTCCAACCCGAGATTCTGATTATTCGG tttGTGCAGGAAATTTTGGAGATTCTGATGAAACAAATTCAGAAATTTCACATACGGATGAGGTAATCACAACATTAGAGAGAAACGGTATAAGTTTTGTGAATTCAGCGACGAGGACAAAGACGAAGAAGGGAAAGCCAAAAACGGCAATGAGAATTGATGTTCCAGCCACCAACCCAACTCGGGCAATTACAGCTATCACTAGCATGCTGTGGGAGGATTTAGTCAACAATCCAACCGGAGACTTCCTTCACAAGAGAAAGCTCCAATGTGCTGAGAAAATCATCAGAAGTGCCTTTGTGGAGCTCTATAAAGGCCTTGGCCTACTCAAAACTTAcag CTCACTGAATATGGTAGCATTTACAaagatattaaagaaatttgacAAG GTATCTAGTCAAAAAGCTTCtgcaaattatttaaaagaGGTGAAGAGATCCCATTTCGTTAGTTCTGACAAG GCTTTTAGACTAATGGACGAAGTGGAATCCATATTCACAAAGCACTTTGCCAACAACGATAGGAAAAAGGCAATGAAATTTTTAAGACCCCAACAACATAAAGATTCTCACATGGTCACTTTCCTTTTCG GGTTGTCTACAGGTTGCTTTGTATCCTTGTTTTGTGTATATGCAATCTTGGCACATTTGTGCGGTATATTCTCCTCTAGTAACGAGCCAGCTTATATGGAAACAGTCTACCCCGTTTTCAG TGTGTTTACATTGTTAAGCTTGCACTTGTTTATGTATGGATGCAACCTGTTCATGTGGAAGAATACAAGAATCAATTACaatttcatatttgaattttcacCAAGCACAGCACTCAAGCACAGAGATGCATTTCTGATAAGCACTACCTTAATGACAACTGTGATTGGGGCAATGGTCATACATCTTCTTCTAAGGGCTGCAAACTTTTCTCCTACCGAAATTGATGCCATTCCTGGAATTCTTCTTCTG TTTTTCATAGCACTGCTCATTTGCccatttgacattttttatcgCCCAACACGTTACTGCTTCATCCGTGTTATTTGCAACATAGTATGCTCTCCCTTTTATAAG GTTCTGCTAGTTGACTTTTTTATGGCTGACCAACTAACTAGCCAG ATTCCATTGCTAAGGCATTTGGAAACTGCAGGTTGTCACATTTTTGCTAGAGCTTTCAAAACACACCACCCTGATACCTGCCATTCTGGAAGAGTATATATGGAAATAACTTACATCATCTCATTTTTGCCATATTATTGGCGTGCTTTGCAG TGTGCGAGACGGTGGTTTGATGATGGTGACGTGAACCATTTGGCTAACATGGGCAAGTATGTTTCAGCAATGGTGGCAGCAGGGGCTAGAGTAACATACAGCAGACAGAATGACAATCTATGGTTTGCTATAGTCTTAATTACTTCTGTAGTGGCCACAATGTATCAACTGTACTGGGATTTTATCAAGGACTGGGGATTTCTTAATCCTAAATCCATAAATCCATGGCTCAGAGATGATCTAATTCTAAAGAATAAAAGCATATACTATATGTCTATT GTCTTAAATATTGTCCTAAGAGTGACATGGGTAGAGACTATCATGCACTTCAAAGTAGGGCGTGCCCAATCACGACTACTAGAATTTTTATTAGCTGCACTCGAGGTTATTCGAAGAGGGCATTGGAATTTCTACAg GTTGGAAAATGAGCATCTAAATAACGTTGGCCATTATCGGGCAGTGAAGACAGTTCCACTACCATTTCGAGAGGTAGACTCTGACTGA
- the LOC114401342 gene encoding phosphate transporter PHO1-like isoform X2 — MVKFSKELEAQLIPEWKEAFVNYWQLKKQIKRIKLSRLPKQSHHHAKPDFGLSIFDSLSFFVKNIAQNFSTSDHHDLNIIQVRKKTTKGDEEEIYETELAQLFSEEDEIRVFFMRLDEELNKVNQFYRRQESEFIERGETLNKQLQILLDLKRIISDRRRKNSPSKPYSTGISPQYSPTRDSDYSGNFGDSDETNSEISHTDEVITTLERNGISFVNSATRTKTKKGKPKTAMRIDVPATNPTRAITAITSMLWEDLVNNPTGDFLHKRKLQCAEKIIRSAFVELYKGLGLLKTYSSLNMVAFTKILKKFDKVSSQKASANYLKEVKRSHFVSSDKAFRLMDEVESIFTKHFANNDRKKAMKFLRPQQHKDSHMVTFLFGLSTGCFVSLFCVYAILAHLCGIFSSSNEPAYMETVYPVFSVFTLLSLHLFMYGCNLFMWKNTRINYNFIFEFSPSTALKHRDAFLISTTLMTTVIGAMVIHLLLRAANFSPTEIDAIPGILLLFFIALLICPFDIFYRPTRYCFIRVICNIVCSPFYKVLLVDFFMADQLTSQIPLLRHLETAGCHIFARAFKTHHPDTCHSGRVYMEITYIISFLPYYWRALQCARRWFDDGDVNHLANMGKYVSAMVAAGARVTYSRQNDNLWFAIVLITSVVATMYQLYWDFIKDWGFLNPKSINPWLRDDLILKNKSIYYMSIVLNIVLRVTWVETIMHFKVGRAQSRLLEFLLAALEVIRRGHWNFYRLENEHLNNVGHYRAVKTVPLPFREVDSD, encoded by the exons ATGGTGAAGTTCTCAAAGGAGCTAGAAGCTCAACTGATACCAGAATGGAAAGAGGCCTTCGTCAACTATTGGCAGCTGAAGAAGCAGATAAAGAGGATCAAGCTCTCCAGGCTTCCCAAGCAATCCCACCACCACGCAAAACCAGACTTTGGTCTCTCCATTTTCGATTCTTTAAGCTTCTTTGTTAAGAATATCGCTCAAAACTTCTCAACTTCCGACCATCATGACCTCAACATCATTCAG GTGAGGAAGAAAACCACAAAGGGTGACGAAGAAGAAATCTATGAGACAGAGCTTGCAcaattattttctgaagagGATGAG ATACGTGTGTTTTTTATGAGGCTGGATGAGGAGCTGAACAAGGTGAACCAATTTTACCGGAGACAAGAGAGTGAGTTTATCGAGAGAGGAGAAACCCTGAACAAGCAGCTTCAGATTTTGCTTGATCTCAAGCGAATTATCAGTGATCGTCGCCGGAAAAATTCTCCGTCGAAGCCATATAGCACCGGAATATCCCCTCAATATTCTCCAACCCGAGATTCTGATTATTCGG GAAATTTTGGAGATTCTGATGAAACAAATTCAGAAATTTCACATACGGATGAGGTAATCACAACATTAGAGAGAAACGGTATAAGTTTTGTGAATTCAGCGACGAGGACAAAGACGAAGAAGGGAAAGCCAAAAACGGCAATGAGAATTGATGTTCCAGCCACCAACCCAACTCGGGCAATTACAGCTATCACTAGCATGCTGTGGGAGGATTTAGTCAACAATCCAACCGGAGACTTCCTTCACAAGAGAAAGCTCCAATGTGCTGAGAAAATCATCAGAAGTGCCTTTGTGGAGCTCTATAAAGGCCTTGGCCTACTCAAAACTTAcag CTCACTGAATATGGTAGCATTTACAaagatattaaagaaatttgacAAG GTATCTAGTCAAAAAGCTTCtgcaaattatttaaaagaGGTGAAGAGATCCCATTTCGTTAGTTCTGACAAG GCTTTTAGACTAATGGACGAAGTGGAATCCATATTCACAAAGCACTTTGCCAACAACGATAGGAAAAAGGCAATGAAATTTTTAAGACCCCAACAACATAAAGATTCTCACATGGTCACTTTCCTTTTCG GGTTGTCTACAGGTTGCTTTGTATCCTTGTTTTGTGTATATGCAATCTTGGCACATTTGTGCGGTATATTCTCCTCTAGTAACGAGCCAGCTTATATGGAAACAGTCTACCCCGTTTTCAG TGTGTTTACATTGTTAAGCTTGCACTTGTTTATGTATGGATGCAACCTGTTCATGTGGAAGAATACAAGAATCAATTACaatttcatatttgaattttcacCAAGCACAGCACTCAAGCACAGAGATGCATTTCTGATAAGCACTACCTTAATGACAACTGTGATTGGGGCAATGGTCATACATCTTCTTCTAAGGGCTGCAAACTTTTCTCCTACCGAAATTGATGCCATTCCTGGAATTCTTCTTCTG TTTTTCATAGCACTGCTCATTTGCccatttgacattttttatcgCCCAACACGTTACTGCTTCATCCGTGTTATTTGCAACATAGTATGCTCTCCCTTTTATAAG GTTCTGCTAGTTGACTTTTTTATGGCTGACCAACTAACTAGCCAG ATTCCATTGCTAAGGCATTTGGAAACTGCAGGTTGTCACATTTTTGCTAGAGCTTTCAAAACACACCACCCTGATACCTGCCATTCTGGAAGAGTATATATGGAAATAACTTACATCATCTCATTTTTGCCATATTATTGGCGTGCTTTGCAG TGTGCGAGACGGTGGTTTGATGATGGTGACGTGAACCATTTGGCTAACATGGGCAAGTATGTTTCAGCAATGGTGGCAGCAGGGGCTAGAGTAACATACAGCAGACAGAATGACAATCTATGGTTTGCTATAGTCTTAATTACTTCTGTAGTGGCCACAATGTATCAACTGTACTGGGATTTTATCAAGGACTGGGGATTTCTTAATCCTAAATCCATAAATCCATGGCTCAGAGATGATCTAATTCTAAAGAATAAAAGCATATACTATATGTCTATT GTCTTAAATATTGTCCTAAGAGTGACATGGGTAGAGACTATCATGCACTTCAAAGTAGGGCGTGCCCAATCACGACTACTAGAATTTTTATTAGCTGCACTCGAGGTTATTCGAAGAGGGCATTGGAATTTCTACAg GTTGGAAAATGAGCATCTAAATAACGTTGGCCATTATCGGGCAGTGAAGACAGTTCCACTACCATTTCGAGAGGTAGACTCTGACTGA